A genomic region of Alistipes megaguti contains the following coding sequences:
- a CDS encoding phage integrase SAM-like domain and Arm DNA-binding domain-containing protein, which produces MERTSFSLLFYIRRDKTNKKGEAPVFMRLTINGERADASIKRFIEPHAWNSAKGKANEKSRGGKDLNLYLDAISANILRIQRDLELDKKEVSAQIILNRYLGKAQSDRHTLMEVFRAHNEKCRELSGISLAPATVIRYETTLRLTEEFLQKSYQKEDCYLDEVTNQFIEDFEFFLKTVRRCCHNTTSKYLMNSKKIVRIALAKGWMKKDPFAQVHFHFEPVEREFLEKQELKTMLNKAISIPRLAQVRGIFCFCCLTGLPPGRTGVPSSNRLRKTRREARLSSKTDGLKKRLLPPGPFIFTFTAPFRSLFCSVPRPPLRHRPVRCAADSARGWPAGSPRQAQPDSRDSA; this is translated from the coding sequence ATGGAAAGGACATCTTTCAGTCTGTTGTTTTACATTCGGCGGGACAAGACCAACAAAAAAGGCGAGGCTCCCGTGTTTATGCGTCTGACAATCAACGGAGAACGCGCTGACGCCTCGATCAAACGCTTCATCGAGCCACACGCCTGGAACTCGGCAAAAGGAAAAGCCAACGAAAAAAGCCGCGGCGGAAAGGATTTGAACCTGTACCTGGACGCCATTTCCGCCAACATTCTGCGAATTCAAAGAGACCTCGAGCTCGACAAGAAAGAGGTCTCCGCCCAGATCATACTGAACCGCTATCTGGGCAAGGCGCAGTCGGACCGTCACACGCTGATGGAGGTCTTTCGTGCCCACAACGAAAAGTGCAGGGAGCTGTCGGGCATCAGTCTCGCTCCGGCAACGGTGATCCGCTACGAAACCACGCTGCGGCTGACCGAGGAGTTTCTGCAAAAGAGCTATCAAAAAGAGGACTGCTATCTGGATGAGGTCACGAATCAGTTTATCGAAGACTTCGAGTTTTTTCTCAAGACCGTCCGGCGGTGCTGCCACAACACGACTTCGAAGTACCTCATGAACTCCAAGAAGATTGTCCGCATTGCGCTGGCCAAAGGTTGGATGAAGAAGGACCCCTTTGCCCAGGTTCATTTCCATTTCGAGCCGGTCGAACGCGAGTTTCTCGAGAAACAGGAGTTGAAAACCATGCTCAACAAGGCGATCTCTATTCCCCGATTGGCGCAGGTCCGCGGCATCTTCTGTTTCTGCTGCCTGACCGGTTTACCGCCGGGGAGAACGGGCGTCCCGTCATCGAACAGACTTCGGAAAACCCGGAGAGAGGCGCGCCTCTCTTCCAAAACAGACGGGCTGAAGAAGCGGTTGCTTCCCCCCGGCCCGTTCATTTTCACTTTCACTGCGCCGTTCCGGAGCCTGTTTTGCTCCGTTCCCCGGCCTCCGCTTCGGCACCGGCCCGTCAGATGCGCCGCGGATAGCGCCAGAGGATGGCCAGCAGGGTCACCACGCCAAGCACAACCGGATAGTAGAGATAGCGCATGA
- a CDS encoding M48 family metallopeptidase has protein sequence MQQIFVYGKETIPYSVLFSARRTLGIKVYPSGEVVLLAPEGTPEEVIEQKLHKRAPWILRQQAYFKDFGIRSPEKRYVSGESHYYLGKQFLLRVSEGKTNSVRYKGRCFEVVCTSPDKARELMKSWYREHAKLKFAEYAEPIISRFARYGVAPTSLYVQEMENRWGSCTPKGKIILNTELIKAPRPCIEYVITHEMCHLLHPDHTAAFFTLLETEMPDWRRWKDRLERFMM, from the coding sequence ATGCAGCAGATATTCGTCTACGGGAAAGAGACGATTCCCTACAGCGTGCTCTTTTCTGCCCGCCGGACGCTCGGAATCAAGGTATATCCATCCGGCGAGGTCGTTCTGCTGGCTCCGGAAGGGACGCCGGAAGAGGTTATCGAGCAAAAACTCCACAAACGGGCGCCGTGGATTCTTCGGCAGCAGGCCTATTTTAAGGATTTCGGGATTCGGAGTCCGGAAAAACGGTATGTCAGCGGAGAGTCGCACTACTATCTGGGAAAGCAGTTCCTGCTTCGGGTCTCGGAAGGCAAAACCAACAGCGTCCGCTACAAGGGCCGCTGCTTTGAAGTGGTGTGCACCTCTCCGGACAAGGCCCGGGAGTTGATGAAATCCTGGTACCGCGAACACGCCAAACTCAAGTTTGCCGAGTATGCGGAGCCCATCATTTCCCGATTTGCACGGTACGGGGTTGCTCCGACTTCACTCTATGTTCAGGAGATGGAAAACCGTTGGGGCAGTTGCACTCCCAAGGGGAAAATCATTCTGAATACGGAACTCATCAAGGCGCCGCGCCCCTGCATTGAATATGTTATTACACACGAGATGTGTCATCTGCTGCATCCCGACCATACCGCAGCCTTCTTTACTCTGCTCGAAACCGAAATGCCCGACTGGCGGCGTTGGAAAGACAGGTTGGAGCGATTCATGATGTAG